A segment of the Actinomyces sp. oral taxon 171 str. F0337 genome:
CGCAGCGGTGCGCGGCCGGCGTCGGGGCAACCTGGTGCTGGTGGCCCGCCAGACCCCCTTCACGGCGAGCGAGCTCGAGGAGATCGAGCGTGCGGTGCGTCGTCTACCGCTGCCGGTGCGCACCTGGTTGCTCAACGACGCCGCCGTACCGCGGCCCGAGGGCGGCTAGATCCGCGAGAGGCGGCCAACCGGTCTGCTTGGGGCCGCTCGGCATCGCTCAGCCCCCGCGGCCGGGGTTCCAGCCCTGGGGCCCCAGGTCCCCGGAATCGTTGGCCTCCAGGAACGCCTCCAGACGGGCACCGATCTCGTCGGCGCTGGGCAGGTTGAGGATCGGCGCGGACGCGTCGACCTCACCGATGGCGATCCTGGGGGCCATGGCGTCGTACTGGGCCTCCAGGGCGGAGACGACGGCACTGACCTCCGGCTGCTGCGCGGCCTCGGCGTTGATCTCGGCGCGGTTGATGCTGGCGGCGGCCTCGAGGTCGCCCACTGGCAGCGCCAGGCCGGTGGCCTGCACGACGGCGGTCAGCAGCGCCGAGGCTCCCTGCGGGAACTCGTCACGGGCCACGTAGTGCGGGATCGCGGCCGAGACTCCTCGGGAGTCCAGACCCAGCTCGCCCAGCCGCAGCTCGAGGTAGGCCGACATCGATCCGGGCAGCTCGACGTGTCCGAAGAGCTCGGGCTGGTTGGGCAGCAGGTCGGGCTGGCTGCCGTGATGGTGCACATAGGTCGGGCGCGTGTGGGGCACGGCCATGGGGACCCCGCTCATGCCGACGGCCTGGCTCACGCCCATGGAGACGGCCAGGTGGGCCACAGCTCCGACGAACTCGTCCCAGCGGTAGTCCGGCTCGCTGCCATGGAGCAGGAGGACATCCTGACCGTCGTCGTCATGGAGGAGGTCCAGGACCAGCTCGGGCATGATGACTGAGGAGTAGTTGTTGTGGACGAAGGTCATCGTGGGACGCCTGGCGCGGTAGTCCACGAGTGCGTCGATGTCGAAGGTGGCGACACGCTCGCTGGGGAGCGTCATGAGCAGCTGGTCGACGGCCAGAGCGCCGGCGTTCCCGGCGTCCATGGCGCCCTCGAAGTGGTGGATGAGGACCCTCGGGGAGATCGGCTGATCCGCGGGGTGCTGGATGGTGAACAGTGGTCTCACAGCCCGTCTCCTCCTGTCTGGCCTGGTTCATCCTCCCGCGGCGCGGGTCCGTCGGTGCGCTCTTCGCCCGGCCTGATGGGCGCGGGCGAGACCGACGGCGCCGAGGAGGGCGTGTTCGTGTCGTGCAATGGTCTCAGCATGGTCTTCGGTTCGGTGCCCGGCGCGACCCCGTCTCAGTCACGTTCGTCTCGGTCGAGCGACGTCGAGTGACTTCGTCTCAGTGACACGATTCGGCGTTTTATCAGGATTCATCCGGGCGAGTGCCCGGGAACGGCGGTTAGCGTCCTGGGCACTTCTGCCAACACCTTCTGGATTGTCGATGTTCCCGCCCACGCCGGGTTCGGGCGGCTTGTTCGCCCTCGGCGTCCCCGTCGGGGCGTCAGCAGGAGAATAATGGGTCGACCGTACTGAAGCCATCACCGACCCCAGTACCCGTCAGCGTCAACCAGAGCAGGTCAGCGCGTTCTACGCGCCTGCCGGCCAGAACCAGAACCGATGCGAGGCCTTGTGAGTCAGACGATCCCCTCTCGCCCACCGCACTCCCAGCAGGAAGCGTCTCAGCGGGCGGAGGAAGATGCGGGCAGTGTCCGCGAGCGCGAGATGCGCGGTGAGCAGGTTGTCGTCGACCTCGCCTACAGCGAGCTGGACCGCCAGCTGGCCCAGGCCCGTCACTCCCTTGCCCGCACCGAGGCCCAGGGCGTCAGCGGCACCCATCAGTCCCGCGGGGAGCGGGACGCCTATGCCGTGCACTACTCGTCGCTGGTCTCCTCCCTGGAGGGGGTCGAGGACCGTCTGGTCTTCGGACGGATGGATATGAGCACCTCGCCCGATGACGCGTCGGACTCGGGGGCCTCCGGGCGGGCCCCGGCCGCAGTCTCCGGCTCTGGCAGGGGCGTGGGCGGCTCCTCCCCCGTCACGGACGGGGGCCGGCGCCACTATGTGGGTCGTATCGGCCTGCAGGACGCCCAGCACCGTGAGGTGATCCTGGACTGGCGCGCCCCTCTGGCCCGGGCCTTCTATCAGGCCACGGCCTCCGAGCCCATGGGGCTGGTGCGCCGGCGGCACATCGACACCCGGGCCCGTCAGGTGCTCGGGGTGGAGGACGAGGTCCTGGACCTGGCCGCCCTCGAGGCCGGCCAGGTCCCGTCCGGCTCGTCGGGGACCTCCGTGGCCACTGGGGACCTGCAGGGCGAGGGGGCGCTCATCGCCGCGATGTCCAGTGCCCGTGACGGCCGCATGGGTGACATCGTGGCCACGATCCAGGCCGAGCAGGACCGGGTCGTCACCTCCTCGGGCCGGGGTGTGCTCGTGGTCCAGGGTGGTCCGGGGACGGGTAAGACTGCGGTGGCGCTGCACCGGGTGGCCTACCTGTTCTACTCCGAGCGCGAGCGCCTGGAGCGCTCCGGCGTGCTCCTGGTGGGGCCGTCTCGCACCTTCCTGCGCTACGTGGAGCAGGTACTGCCCTCACTGGGTGAGACGGGGGTGGTCTCCACGACGATCGGCGACCTGGTTCCCGGGGTGCGGGCCACGGCGCAGGAGGACGCCC
Coding sequences within it:
- a CDS encoding PAC2 family protein, translating into MRPLFTIQHPADQPISPRVLIHHFEGAMDAGNAGALAVDQLLMTLPSERVATFDIDALVDYRARRPTMTFVHNNYSSVIMPELVLDLLHDDDGQDVLLLHGSEPDYRWDEFVGAVAHLAVSMGVSQAVGMSGVPMAVPHTRPTYVHHHGSQPDLLPNQPELFGHVELPGSMSAYLELRLGELGLDSRGVSAAIPHYVARDEFPQGASALLTAVVQATGLALPVGDLEAAASINRAEINAEAAQQPEVSAVVSALEAQYDAMAPRIAIGEVDASAPILNLPSADEIGARLEAFLEANDSGDLGPQGWNPGRGG